A window of Hyphomicrobiales bacterium genomic DNA:
GTCTCGCTGCGCAGCCTGGCGAGCACCGGGTGCGCCGCCATCAGCAGCCCCTCGTCGGCGTCGTAGCGGTTGGCGAGCGACAGCACCTTGGCCGAGACCTTGTAAACGCCGGCCTCGCTTCTCCATACATAGCCGGCCGCAACCAGCGTACCCACCATGCGAATAATGGTCGGCTTGGGCAGGTCGAGCATCGCCTGCAGCGTCTTGATCTGGCAGCCACCGGTTTCATTAATGATTCTGAGAACTTGCAGACCCCGCCGCAGCGATGTCACCGTCTTCATCGACATAGTATGGTTCTCATAGTGAACTACAGGTTCGAAAATGGTTGACGCGACCCAACCATTGCATTATACATGTAAATAGCAAAATGTGATGAATGTTGCAAGTAAAAAAGCGTTCTATTAAATAATGAGCGCGTAATTATGCATTGTTTTGATGTTACATAAAAGCAAAAAGTAGTGCACGATATTGAACGCGCAAGAAGGGGGGGCGAAATTGTACGCAAGGGTAGGCTGTGAAAACCGCGTGATGTTTTGGACATGAGCAATGAACGCAGCTGTTGCGTTGCAAGGATAAGAGGGAGGCGAAATTGGACGCAAAAGTCGGCAGCCAAAATCGTTTGAGCGACCTGGAAGAATGGCTGGAAAAGATTGAGGCCATTGGCGGGCTCAAACGGATCACCGCGGAAGTCGACCCCGACCTCGAAATCTCGACGATCGCCTATTTGACCGGCAAGGAGGTCGGAAGCCCGGCGCTTCTGTTCGAGAACATCAAGGGCCACCCCGGGGGCCGGGCGCTTTACAACGCGCTGGGGTCCAGTTTGGCCCGCATCTGCCTCGCCATCCGCGAAGAGCCGGTCGAAAATCCGATCGACCTCGTTAAGAAGCTCACCGGCAAGATGGATAAGACGTTGCCGCCCGAGGTGGTTGGCGCCGAGGAAGCCATCGTCAACGAGAACGTTCGCACCGGCGCCGACATCGATGTGACGGCGTTCCCGGCGCCGCGCATGTGGCCGCTCGACGGCGGCAAATATCTCGGCACCGCGGATGCCGTGATCACCAAGGATCCCGACTCCGGCCGCATCAACATCGGCACCTACCGGATGATGATCAAATCCCGCAATGAGCTGGGTCTTTACACCTCGCCCGGCAAGGATGCCGGCATCGACATGCAGAAATGGTGGGACCGGGGCAAGCCGGCGCCGGTCGCCGCCGTCTACGGCCTCGACCCGCTCCTGTTCATCGTCGGCGCCACGTCGTTCCCCAAGACCGAAAGCGAATATGACTATTTCGGCGGCATCAGCGGCGCCCCCGCCCATGTGTTCGAAAGCGATGTGACGGGGCTGCTTCTGCCGGCCGGCGCCGAGATCATCGTCGAGGGGTTCGCGCACCCGGGCGATACGTTCGACGAAGGGCCGTTCGGCGAGTTTACCGCCTATTACGGGCGTCCCGAATCGCCGACCCCCTTTGTCAGGATCGAAAAGATTCGCCACAAGAACCGCCCGATCCTGACCAACGCACTGATGGCCGACTGGCCGTCGAACGAATGCGGCCTGTTCTGGGCGCTCTCCCGGGCGGCGAAGATATGGAACGATCTCGACAAGCTCGGCGTTCCCGGCATCAAGACGGTGTGGTCGCCGCCGGAAGCAGCCGGGTGGGGCATGACCGTCGTTTCCATCAAGCAGCTCTATGCCGGTCATGCGCCGCAGGTCATGGCGCTGGCGGCGCAGTGCATGGGGGGTGCCTATTTCTCCAAATACATCGTCGTCGTCGACGACGACGTCGATGCGACCAACATCTCCGAAGTGCTGTGGGCGATGGTGACCCGTTCGCGTCCCGCCCAGTCCATCGATATCCTGCGCGAGACCTGGAGCACCTATCTCGACCCGAGCCAGAACCCGCCCTCGGAGCGTCCCTGGGGGTCGAAGTGTCTGATCAATGCCTGTATGGAATACAAGCACATCAAGACGTTCTCGCCGCGCACCAAGCTGTCGAAGCCGGTCTATGAGAAAGTGGTCGGGCGCTGGGGGGAACTCGGTTTAGAGGGCGAAGCGCCGGCGATCGACGTCTTCGAGGACAAGAAATTCCGGGAGAAGATTTGAGGCAAATCCGGCGATCCGTTGGCGGATGAACAATGAGAGGGAGGGTCCGGCAGGGCAGCAAAGAGGGGACAAGAAACTTTGAGGGGCGGCTCAAGGCGGCTTTCGCTCACCGCCCGAGATCCGAACTTGGCGCGGCGCGGACGCAACGCCCGATGAAGAGCAGTCGGGGTGCGGGTTCGGGCCGAGCACTCGTCGGTGTAACTTTTTGAAAGCCGATGCTGAAGGCGTGGGGAGGGACATGAGCGCCAGTTCACTGAAAGACCGGCATAACCGGGGATCGAACGTCCGCGTCAAACACAATGATTTGCGCGAGCTTCTGGAGCTGATCGACTCAATCGGCGAGCTCGAGGTGGTGGAGGGCGCCGACTGGAACCTGGAGATCAGCGGCCTGTCGGAGTTGCTGTGCAACGCCAAGGCGGACCGGGCGCCGGCGCTGCTGTTCGACAAGATCAAGGGATACCCGGAGGGATTCCGCATCCTCGCCGGGACCGCGAACTCGCCGCGCCGGCTGGCGCTCAGCATGGGCTTTCCCGATCCCGAAAAGCCAACCGACCTGGTGCAGTCGTACCGCGACCGCATGCGCACCGAGTTCGAACTCAAACCGCCCGTCTATGTCGATCACGGGCCGATCCTGGAAAATGTCGACCGCGACGAGGAGGTCGATGTGCTGAAATTCCCGGCGCCCTTCATCCACGAGAAGGACGGCGGCCGCTACATCGGCACCGATGACATGGTCATCATGCGGGACTACGATTCCGACTGGATCAACGCCGCGACCTACCGCTCCATGGTTCACGACCGCAATACGGTCGGCGCATATATGTCGCCCGGCAAGCACGGCCGCCTGATCCGCGAGAAATATTTCAAGGCCGGCAAGCCATGTCCCGTAGCCATCGTCGTCGGCCAGGACCCGCTGATGTTCTTCTCCGCCAACATGGAGGTCGATTACGCGACCGACGAGCTCGCCTATGCTGGCGGCCATCGCGGCTGGCCCTTCGAGATCGTCAAGAGCGAGCTGCACGGCCTGCCGATTCCAGCTCATGCGGAGATCGTGCTGGAGGGCGAGATCCTGCCCGACGAGACCTTCAAGGAGGGCCCGTTCGGCGAGTTCATGGGCTACTACGCCAGCCCGCAGCACGACGAGCCCAAGGTGCGGATCCGCCGCGTCTATTACCGCAACGATCCAATCCTGACCATGGCGATCCCGGCCCGCCCGCCGATGAACTACACCTATGCGCGCGGCGTTGTGAAGGCGGCGATGATCTGGGACGAGATGGAGAAATGCGGCCTGCCGGGCGTCAAGGGCGTGTGGTGTCACGAGGCCGGCGCCGGCCGCATGTTCAACGTCATCGCCATCGAACAGCTCTATCCCGGCCATTCCAAGCAGGCCGGCATGCTCGCCGCCAACTGCCATTCCGGCAACTATGCCGGGCGCTGGACGATCGTCGTCGACCACGACATCGACCCTTCGAAACTGTTCGACGTGGTGTGGGCGATGTCGACGCGCTGCGACCCGGTGGAGGATATCGACCATATCCGCCGCGCCTGGTCGACGCCCCTGGACAGCATGCTGCAGGGACCGCCATACTATTCCAACCGCGCCGTCGTAGATGCATGCCGTCCGTGGGCATGGAAGGATGAGTTTCCGGACGTCGCCGAGGCAGGGCCGGAACTCAAGGCGAAGATTTATAAGAAGTACGCCAACATGTTCAAAGACTAACCGGCAGGGCAGGGTGCAGCTGGCGGTCCGAAACAACAAGAAAAAGAGCGCAAAACCGCAACCTAGAGGGAGACACCGAAAATGTTGAAACGCAGAACCGTATGCATGGCGCTGGCCACGGCTTTCTTCGTAGCCGGCGCGGCCGCCCCTTGGACCTCCAGCCAGGCGCAGGACGCGGTCCGCATCGGCTCCTCCAGCATCGGCAGCGACTTCTACACCATCGCCGTCGGCGCGGGGGAACTGATCCAGAAGCACGCCAAAGTGGGTGCGAGCGTCGAGTCGGTGGGCGGATCGACCGCCAGCATCAACGCCGTCGGCGCCGGAAAGACCGAGTTCGCCCTGTCCAACGCGTTCGCTGCCACGGCCGGGTACAACGCGACCCACATGTTCAAGGACAGGCCCATCGACGTGCGGCTCGTGCTGCAGGGCCAGCCGACCTTCCGCATTCTGGTCGCGCGGAAGGGTTCCGGGATCAAGACGCCCAAGGACCTGGAGGGCAAGATCGTCATCGCCAAGCGCCGCGCCCTGCCGGAGCTGGAACTGACCATGAATGCCATGGCCGAGGTGTTCGGGCTCGACATGAGCAAGATCAACCTTGTGGAAACGACCAACACCGGAGAGGTGCTGACCGCGCTGCGCGCGGGCACTGTGGACGCGGCGATCATGCCGGGCGGCCGCAAGGCACCGCAATTCGAGGAGCCGATGCACGACGGCATCATCGAGCTCGTGTACTTTTCCAAGGAAGACCGCGACGCCATACTGAAGCTGCTGCCCAAGGCGATGCACGGGCAGACGATCCCGGCGGGAGACTTCTCCAACCAGGATCAGGATCTCTACAGCTTCGAGCTGAACAGCTATTTCGTCGCCCGCGGCGACCTGTCCGACGATCTGGTCTACAACGTCGCGAAGGCGATCCTCGACAATAACGAGGAATTCGTCTCCTACCACAAGATGGCCGCGACCTGGACGGCGGAAGTGTCGTTGAAGGACGCCGCCATTCCCTTCCATGAAGGCGCCATTCGCTACTACAAGGAAAAGGGATTGTGGACGGACGAGCTTGAGGCTCAGCAGAAATCGCTGCTGAAATAGGCCGGCTGAACGCTCTATCACCCGCTTTCCGCGCTCAGCGTTTTCCTGACGTCAGAAAAGGTGGGAAGCGGGTGATGCGCACCCTGGCGGCTGGAACTAGCTGAACGAGGGCCGCGGTGAATCGTTCCCGATTCTTTTTCGCGCTGAGCACGCTCATCGCCGTCTACCATCTGGCGGTGGCGGGGCAGATTCCGGCGTTCCTCGGTTATTTTGTGCCACATCAGATCCATAAGTCGATCAGTCTGTTCAGCGCCCTGTTCCTGGTGTTCTCCCTGGTTCCGTTAACCGGCCTGCGGTACCGCCCGGAAGCCGAGACGGAGCGCATCGAGCGCCGGATTCCCTGGTACGACTATCTGCTGATCGCCTCCGCGGCGGTAGGTGCCGGCTATGTCGTCTTTTTCTACGAGTCGGTATTGGACTACGGTGAATGGGGTTTTATGGACACCAAGGGGATCGTGGTTTCCCTGATGCTGGTGATCCCGCTACTCGAAGCGCTGCGGCGGTCCATCGGCTGGGTCTTGCCGATCATCATCCTGTTCTTCGTCTCCATAACCCTGTTCCAGAACTACATGCCCGGCCTGCTCTACGGCCGTGGCTATCCGCTGGAACGCCTGCTCTACTCGACCTATGTCGGCAATGCCGGCATCTTCGGCCTGCCGCTCGGCATCGCCGCCAATATCGTCATCTCGTTCCTGATCTTCGGCGCTCTGATGCAGGGCGCGGGCGCCAGCCAATGGTTCATGGACATGGCCATGGCGCTGACCGGCTGGTCGCGCGGCGGGCCGGCCAAGGCGGCGGTGGTGGCCAGCGCCATGTTCGGGTCGATCTCCGGTTCGCCCTCGGGCAACGCCGCCACAACCGGCGTGTTCACTATCCCGATGATGAAGAAGGTCGGCTATACGCCGGCCTTCGCGGCCGCCGTCGAGGCGGTGGCCTCGACCGGCGGCATGATCCTTCCTCCCGTCATGGGCGCGATCGCCTTCATCATGGCGGAATGGATCGGCGTCACCTATGTCGAGGTCGTCGCGGCGGCGACGGTCCCGGCATTGCTCTATTTCCTGATCGTCTTCGTATCGGTGCACCTGCAGGCGCAAAAGAGCGGCATCGCGCCGACAAAGCTCGCCGACCTGCCGCGATTCTGGGCGACCTTCAGCAGGGGCTGGTACTATCTGATCCCGATCGTGGCGCTGATCCACTTTCTGGTGGTCCAGGGCCGGCCGCCGGAGATGGCGGCCATCATGGCCAGCGGCTTCGTCATCGCCTGCAGCTTTATCCCCCGGGACAGGTCCAAATGGTTGACGCCGTACCGGATCATGGTCGCCTTCGATCAGGCGGTAAACCGCTGGGTCGTCATCGCCGTGATCACGGCCGCCGTCGGGATCATGATCGGCGCCCTGGAGCTGAGCGGGGTCGGGATCAAGTTCTCCAGGTTCATCGTCGAGCTGGCGCAGGGGGACCTGCTGTTGACGCTGCTGCTCGTCGGCGCGGTCAGCCTGATCGTCGGCATGGGGCTCGACGCGACGCCCGCCTATATCACGCTGGCGACTTTGATGGCGCCGGCGCTGGTGCGGCTCGGCGTGCCAGACATCGCCGCGCATCTGTTCGTCATCTATTGGGGGCTTGCCTCCTTCTATACCCCGCCCACCTGCATCGCCGTGTTCATCACCGCCGGCATCGCCAACTCGAAAATATGGGAAACGGGCTGGGAAGCGATCCGCCTGGGCATCGCGGCGTTCCTCATACCGTTCGCCTTCGTGTTCAATGAGGGGCTGCTGCTGCGGTCCGATATTGGGCACATCATGCTCGCCACGCTGACGGCGGTTGCCGGATCGGTTCTGTTGGCCTGCGGCATCCGCGGCTATGCACTTGATCATCTGGGCCCAGTGCAGCGAGTGCTGTTCATGGCGGGCGGCCTGCTGTTCATCGCGCCGGGCTGGGTGGCGCCGCTTGCCGGGCTGGCCGTCATCGCCGCAGCCTATTCGATGCGCTACCTGCGGCCACGGGTGGCCGAGAAGTCCTGACGGCCACGCCCGGGCTCTGGAGATTGTCCAAGGAGGTGTTCGGATGATTGCAACCAAGCGCCGAGCGGCCACCCCGCCCGCCAAGTCGGCGGCCAAGGGCCCGATCCGCGACCTGCGGGAGTGGCTCGAAAAAGTCGAGGCGCTGGGCGAACTGGTGCGCGTTTCGGAGCCGGTGGACCGCGACGAGGAGATGAGCGCGGTCAGCTATCTCCTTGCCAAGCAGAAGGTTTCGCCTGCCGTCCTGTTCGAGCGCGCCAGCGGCTTCGATAAGAGCCCTGTCGGCGCGCGGATGCTGTGGAACATTCTCGGCCCCAGCCTCAAGCGCATCGCCATCACGCTCGAAGAGCCCGCCGGCATCGCGACCACGGAGCTGATCCGCCGGGTCAAGGACAAGCTTCGCCGGCGGATCGAGCCGAAGGAGGTGGGCGCGCAGGAGGCGCCGATCTATGAGCACAGCCTGATCGGCGATGAGGTCGACCTCGACCTGGTGCCGATCCCCCGGCACTGGCCGCTCGACGGCGGCCGCTATGCCGGCACCGGGGACGCCGTGATCACCCGCGATCCGGACAGCGGCTATCTGAATGTCGGCACCTACCGGATGATGCAGCAGAGCAGGACCGAGGTCGGCCTCTATCTGTCACCGGGCAAGGACGCGCGGTTGCACATTACCCGCGCCTGGGAGCGCAGCGAGGCGGTGCCGGTGGCGGCTGCCTGGGGCATCGATCCCCTGTTCATGCTGGTCGGCTCGCAGACCTTTCCGAAGAACGTGTCCGAGTACGAGTATGCCGGCGGCATCAAGGGGGAGCCGGTGCCGGTGGTGCGCGGCAAGACCACCGACCTGTTGCTGCCGGCCAATGCCGAGCTTGTGATCGAGGGACTGATCAAGCCCGGCGCGATCAAGTCGGAAGGCCCCTTCGGCGAGTTTCCCGGCTATTACGGCAGGCCGGAGGCGGGCTGCCCGCTGGTCGAGGTCACGGCGATGCATTTCCGCTCCCGCCCCATCCTCACCAACGCGCTGATGGCCGACTATCCGTCCTGCGAGCAGAGCGGCTTCTTCTCGGTCATCCGCTCGGCCAAGATCTGGGAAGACCTCGACAAGCTCGGCATTCCGGGGATTAACGGGGTGTATGCCCACCCGGCAGCCGCCGGCGGCTTCGGCATGACCGTCATCAGCCTCGAGCAGCGGCACGCCGGCCACGCGGCCCAGGTCCTGGCGCTTGCCGCCCAGGTGCCGGGCGGTGCCTATTACACCAAATGGATCATCGCGGTGGACGAGGACATCGACCCGACCAACATGGACGAGGTGATTTGGGCGATGGCCAGCCGCTGCAACCCGATCGAGGACATCGACGTGTTGCGCAATACCTGGAGCACCTGGCTCGACCCGACCCAGAACCCGCCGGAAAAACGCCCCTACGGCTCCAAGGCGCTGATCAACGCCTGCAAGGAGCATCGCCACCTGCCGGTCTTTTCCAAGCGGACGACGCTGCGCAAGAAGGTTTACGACAAGCTTGCCGCACGCTGGAGCAAGCTCGGCCTGCCGGGGCAGATCCCGCAGGTCCGGGCATTCGAGCAGGACAAGAAGATCGTCTATCACGAGGTCGGCGGCTTCGAGCCCGGCGAGCTGCCGGAATAACGCCCAATCGCAATCGGGAGCACCGCCGATGCCGGCCCCATTCGCACTTCTCGTCACCATCAAGCTGAAGCCGGGCATGGCCGAGCCGTTCCAGGGGCACATTCTGAAAAACGCCGAGGCTTCGGTGCGCGAGGAGGCCGACTGCCACCAGTTTCAGGTGATGACCGTCATCGACGACCCCGATACGTTCATTTTCTACGAGGTCTACAGCGATGAGGCGGCGTTGGAGCGGCACCGACGGGAACCACATTTCCTCGAATATATGCAATCAACGCGCGACATGATCGCCGCGCGCAGCGTCACGCGCTGTGCGGTGATCAAGACGTAGCTGCGGCGCGGGATTTTCGTTCGGAGTCTAAGCGTCCTTCGCCATCTCGCGTAGGCGGAACTTCTGGATCTTGCCGGTCGAGGTCCGCGGCAGTTCAGTGAACACCACGTGGCGTGGGCATTTGTAATGGGCGAGACTGTCCCGGCACCAGGCAATGATCTCGTCTGCGCCGGCCGTCCTGCCCGGCTTCAGCTCGATGAAGGCGCATGGGGTCTCGCCCCATTTCTCGTCCGGCTTGGCGACGACGGCGGCGGCCTGCACGGCCGGGTGCTTGTAGAGCACGTCCTCGACCTCGATTGAGGAAATGTTCTCGCCGCCGGAGATGATGATGTCCTTGGAGCGGTCCTTGAGCTGGATGTAACCGTCGGCATGCATGACGCCGAGGTCGCCGGAATGGAACCAGCCGCCGGCGAAGGCTTCGCCGGTCGCCTTGGGGTTTTTCAGATAGCCCTTCATGACGATGTTGCCGCGGAACATCACCTCGCCCAGGGTCTCGCCGTCGGGCGGGACCGGACGCATGGTCTCCGGGTCCATCACGTCGAGCCCTTCGAGCGCCGCATAGCGAACACCCTGGCGCGCCTTCTTGGTGGTGCGCGCGGCGTGATCGAGCGCGTCCCATTCGGTGTGCCACTCGTTGAGCGTCGCCGGCCCGTAGGTCTCGGTCAGCCCGTAAAGATGCGTCAGGTCGAAGCCTGCCTCGGTCATTTGCGCGATGACCGCCTCGGGCGGCGGGGCGGCGGCATGGGCGAAGGAAACGCGGTGGGGGATCGGCCGCTTCTCCCCCTCGGGCGCGTCGAGCAGCGTGGCCATGACGATCGGCGCGCCGCACAGATTCGTCACCCCGTGTTCGACGATCAAGTCGTACATTGCCTTTGGCCTGACCCAGCGCAGGCACACATGGGTTCCCGCCAGCAGCGTGACCGTCCAGGGGAAGCACCAGCCGTTGCAGTGGAACATTGGCAGGGTCCACAGATAGACCGGGTGGCGGCCCATGCCGGTGGCGAGCGTGTTGGCGTAGCACATCAGCGCCGCGCCGCGATGGTGATAGACGACGCCCTTGGGGTTGCCGGTGGTCCCGGAGGTGTAGTTGAGCGAGATGGCGTCCCATTCGTCCTCGGGCGGCGCCCAGGCGAAGCCCGGGTCGCCGCCGGCGATGAAACTCTCGTACTCGACCTTGCCCAGCATCTCGCCCTGTTGGGAAAACTCCGGATCGTCGTAATCGACGATGACGGGCTTGACCTTGGCGATCGAGAGGGCCTCGGCCATCACCGGCGCGAATTCGCGGTCGGTGATCAAAAGCTTGCTTTCGGCATGGTCGAGCTGAAAGGCGATGAGGGCGGCGTCGAGCCGCGTATTCAAGGCGTGCAGCACGGCGCCGGTCATCGGCACGCCGAAATGCGCTTCGAGCATTGCCGGCGTGTTCGACAGCATGACGGAGACCGTGTCGCCTCTGGAGATGCCGCGGCCGGCGAGCGCCGAGGCCAGGCGGCGGGAGCGGGCGTAGAAGTCGGCGTAGGAATATTGCGTTCCGCGGTGGATGATCGCGATGTGGGCGGGATGGGTCGCCGCGGTGCGCTCCAGAAAGGCGAGCGGCGTCAGCGGCCGATAGTTGGCCGGGTTCTTGTCGAGATTGCGGTCATAGGGAGTCATGGTCGGAGCGCTCATGGCTGGCGTCCTCGTCTCAGGCGCGTGACGGGCGGAAGGCTAGCCAAAGCGCATCGCCCGGGCAATTCGCGACTTTTTCCGTCACAGGCCCAGTACCGCCCGCGCGCCGTCCCAGATGAGCTTCAGCGAAACCAGGAAGACGCAAGCATAGGCGATTCTGTAGAACGGCTCCTGGGGGACGCGGTGGACGAGAAATATCCCCAGCGCCATGGCCAGCGGCGCCACCGGCAGCAGCACTGCGGTCGTCGCCAGGTTCTGGCCGCTGAACTGGCCGAGCAGGAAATAGGGCGGCACCTTGATCAAGTTGACGAGGGCGAAGAACATGACGCTGGTGCCGACATAGATCGTGCGCTCGAGCCGCTGCGGCAGCATGTAGATCTGCACCGGCGGCGAGCCGGCGTGGCTGACGAAGCTGGTGAAGCCGGCGAGCGCCCCCCAGAAGCCGCCCTTGAGCGGGTCGGGACCGGGCGCCTCTTTCCGCGGCCTTATGCCGAGCCAGTGGTCGAGGGTGAAGGCGAGCGCTACCAGGCCGACGATCAGCCGGACGTGGCCTTCCGATACATAGGCCGCGGTCAGCCAGCCGACGGCGACGCCCACGGTCGCGGCCGGCACCATGATCATGAGGTTGGCCTTGTCGAAGCTCCTGCGGTAGGCCCACACGCCGATCACGTCCATGGCGATCAGGATCGGCAGCAGGATGGCGGCCGCCTGGACCGGCGGGATCGCCAGCGCCAGGAGCGGCACACCGAGGATCGCCATTCCGCCGAGGAAGCCGCCCTTGGACAACCCGACCAGCAGCACGGCGGGAACGGCGATGGCGTAGAAGCCGGGATCGGAGATCATGGAATCGCGTTCCTGGAGCGCGGTGACGGTTGCCGCGAGACCGGCATACGGGTTTCGTGGACGAGGACGATTACCTCTATATCATGGCCCGCGCCAACGATATCATCCCCGCCCAACTTTCCGGGTGGGCGGCCAGTGAGGGGGAGCCATGGGGCTTGACGGCAAGGTTGCGATTGTCACCGGCGGGGCCAACGGCATCGGCCGCGCCTGCGTGGAACGCTTCGTGCGCGAGGGGGCCAAGGTCGTCATCGCCGACATCGACGAGGTGGGCGAGGAGGTGGCCGAGGACCTGCGCAATGGGGGCGGCCAGGCGATCTTCATCTATTGCGACGTCGGCGAGCGGCTCGACGTGCGCAACCTCGTGGCCGGAACGCTCGAGGCCTATGGCGGCGTGGACATTCTGGTTAACAATGCCGGCATCCTGGTGGGCGCCGGCTTCCTCGACATCGAGGAGGAGGATTTCGACCGCGTGCTGCGCACCAATCTGAAGGGCGCCTTCCTGGTCGGCCAGGCGGTGGCGCGCCAGATGGTCGCCCAGATCGGGGAAGGCCGCGCGCCCGGTGCCATCGTCAACATGTCCTCGATCAACGCGGTCTTTGCCATCGCCGACCAGGTGCCCTATTCGATTTCCAAGGGCGGCATCAACCAGCTCACCAAGGTGATGGCGCTGGCGCTGGCGCCCCATGGCATCCGCGTCAACGCGGTGGGGCCGGGCAGCATCATGACGCGGATGCTGGAATCGATCACCAAGGATGCGGAAGCCAGGCGCAAGGTGCTGTCGCGCACGCCCATGGGGCGGGTCGGCGAGCCGGCCGAAATTGCCGCCGTGGTCGCCTTCCTCGCCTCCGACGAGGCGAGCTACATGACCGGCCAGACGGTCTATGCCGACGGCGGCAGGCTGCCGCTCAACTATACGGTGCCCGTCGCCGGCGAATCTTGAGGCTCAGCCGGCTGATTTCCGGAAATAGCGCTCGATCAGATAGTCGAGGGAGAAGGTCCCGGCGCCGCGGACGAGCAGCAACAAGAGAACCGACGCCCACAACAGATGCTCGACCCAGGCGTTCGGGTAGACGAAGATCTCGATCACCGCGACCATGCCGAGGAGCGGCAGGGTCGCAAGCCGCGTCGCCAGGCCGGCAAACAGGAATACCGGAAAGGTCAGCTCGACGAAGGTCGCAAGCCGCGCCGCCGTCACCGGGTCGAGCAGCGGGACCTGGTATTCGAGCTCGAACAGCTTGATGGCGAACTCCCAGGAATTGATCTTCAGCATGCCCGACTTGAAGAACACCGCGCCGATGGCGATCCGCATGGCAAGCTGCAGGATCGACAGCGGGAGGGCCTCAGCCAAGTCGCGCAGGGCGACGAAGCGGCGCCGGAGCCCCGCCATGGAGGATGTGGCTTGATCGATGTCGGACATGGGTTTTTCCTCAG
This region includes:
- a CDS encoding acyl-CoA synthetase — its product is MSAPTMTPYDRNLDKNPANYRPLTPLAFLERTAATHPAHIAIIHRGTQYSYADFYARSRRLASALAGRGISRGDTVSVMLSNTPAMLEAHFGVPMTGAVLHALNTRLDAALIAFQLDHAESKLLITDREFAPVMAEALSIAKVKPVIVDYDDPEFSQQGEMLGKVEYESFIAGGDPGFAWAPPEDEWDAISLNYTSGTTGNPKGVVYHHRGAALMCYANTLATGMGRHPVYLWTLPMFHCNGWCFPWTVTLLAGTHVCLRWVRPKAMYDLIVEHGVTNLCGAPIVMATLLDAPEGEKRPIPHRVSFAHAAAPPPEAVIAQMTEAGFDLTHLYGLTETYGPATLNEWHTEWDALDHAARTTKKARQGVRYAALEGLDVMDPETMRPVPPDGETLGEVMFRGNIVMKGYLKNPKATGEAFAGGWFHSGDLGVMHADGYIQLKDRSKDIIISGGENISSIEVEDVLYKHPAVQAAAVVAKPDEKWGETPCAFIELKPGRTAGADEIIAWCRDSLAHYKCPRHVVFTELPRTSTGKIQKFRLREMAKDA
- a CDS encoding sulfite exporter TauE/SafE family protein: MISDPGFYAIAVPAVLLVGLSKGGFLGGMAILGVPLLALAIPPVQAAAILLPILIAMDVIGVWAYRRSFDKANLMIMVPAATVGVAVGWLTAAYVSEGHVRLIVGLVALAFTLDHWLGIRPRKEAPGPDPLKGGFWGALAGFTSFVSHAGSPPVQIYMLPQRLERTIYVGTSVMFFALVNLIKVPPYFLLGQFSGQNLATTAVLLPVAPLAMALGIFLVHRVPQEPFYRIAYACVFLVSLKLIWDGARAVLGL
- a CDS encoding SDR family oxidoreductase, whose translation is MGLDGKVAIVTGGANGIGRACVERFVREGAKVVIADIDEVGEEVAEDLRNGGGQAIFIYCDVGERLDVRNLVAGTLEAYGGVDILVNNAGILVGAGFLDIEEEDFDRVLRTNLKGAFLVGQAVARQMVAQIGEGRAPGAIVNMSSINAVFAIADQVPYSISKGGINQLTKVMALALAPHGIRVNAVGPGSIMTRMLESITKDAEARRKVLSRTPMGRVGEPAEIAAVVAFLASDEASYMTGQTVYADGGRLPLNYTVPVAGES
- a CDS encoding DoxX family protein, whose product is MSDIDQATSSMAGLRRRFVALRDLAEALPLSILQLAMRIAIGAVFFKSGMLKINSWEFAIKLFELEYQVPLLDPVTAARLATFVELTFPVFLFAGLATRLATLPLLGMVAVIEIFVYPNAWVEHLLWASVLLLLLVRGAGTFSLDYLIERYFRKSAG